A region of the Ranitomeya imitator isolate aRanImi1 chromosome 10, aRanImi1.pri, whole genome shotgun sequence genome:
gcccgctccatactccccgcagtcagagccgggcgcccgctccctactccccgcagtcagtgccgggcgcccgctccctactccccgcagtcagagccgggcgcccgctccctactccccgcagtcagagccgggcgcccgctccctactccccgcagtcagagccgggcgcccgctccctactccccgcagtcagagccgggcgcccgctccctactccccgcagtcagagccgggcgcccgctccctactcccctgcagtcagtgcccggcgcccgctccatactcccctgcagtcagagcccggcgcccgctccatactccccgcagtcagagcccggcgcccgctccatactccccgcagtcagtgcccggcgcccgctccatactccccgcagtcagagcccggcgcccgctccatactacccgcagtcagtgcccggcgcccgctccatactcagcccggcgcccgctccatactccccgcagtcagtgcccggcgcccgctccatactcagcccggcgcccgctccatactccccgcagtcagtgcccggcgcccgctccatactccccgcagtcagtgcccggcgcccgctccatactccccgcagtcagtgcccggcgcccgctccatactccccgcagtcagtgcccggcgcccgctccatactccccgcagtcagagcccggcgcccgctccatactcccgcagtcagagcccggcgcccgctccatattccccgcagtcagagcccggcgcccgctccatattccccgcagtcagtgcccgctccctactcccctccagtcaccactcacacagggttaaagccggcggtaaaggaccgcgttatgccgcgggtaactcactccatatccgcagctattaaccctgtgtgaccaagtttttactattgatgctgtctatgcagcatcaatagtaaaaagatctaatgttaacaataataaaaaaacaaaaaacctgttattctcaccttccgttgtccgacGACGCACTTGCGccttccgccagcttccggtcccagagatgctttgcgaaattacccagaagacttagcggtctcgccagaCCGCTAAGTgattgggtaatttcgcaatgcatcctgggaacgcaagatggcggcaaccgcgcgcatcgccagaggttcgctggatctaagccggatcccgccgggtgagtacataactattttttatttcaattatttttttaacagggatatgtgcccacactgctgtatactacatgggctgtgtttgataccgcgtggctgctatatactacataggcagtgttatatactgtgtgggctgtgtgatatactgtgtgggttgtgctatatattacgtggccagtgttatctactgcgtgggctgtgttatatactacgtgggctgtgttatatactacgtgggctgtgtgctatactgtgtgatatatactacgttgccagtgttacatactacgtgggcctgggttatatactgcgtggctgctttatactgcgtggctgctatatactatatataccacaggccacgtagtactcctatatactacgtggcctgtgctatatactatgtggctgctatatacatactatacacacacactagatggtggcccaattctaacgcatcgtgtattctagaatatacatgtccacgtagtatactgcccagtcacatagtatattacgttgccacgtagtttattgcccagtcacgtattatattgcccagccacgtagtatattgcccagcgatgtagtatacagcacagaaccacatagtatattgcccagccacgtatgtcacaggttaaaaaaaataaaataaacatatactcaccttcggatccgagggcccgttGTAGTTCTGTCACTGCGgggcagctttcggtcccagggtgtgatgacgtcgcggtcacatgatcgtgacgtcatggcaggtccttgtcacataccatccttgccaccggaacctgccggttgcatggagcggtcaccggagcgtcgcgaggagcgggaaaggcggcggaaggtgagtatataatgattttttatttttaacattagatgtttttactattgacgctgcataggcagcatcaatagtaaaaacttggacacacagggttaatagcggtggtaacggagtgagttacccgcgacataacgcggtccgttaccgccggcattaaccctgtgtgagcgctgaccagaggggagtatgcgggcgctgggcagtgactgcggggaggaaggagcggccattttcttccggactgtgcccgtcactgattggtcgtggctgttttgccgggaccaatcagaaacttggattccatgacagacagaggccgcgagcaatgaatatccatgacagacagacagaaagacggaagtgacccttagacaattatatagtagattatatatatctaatatataaagctgaatgtgtgtatgtatgtccgggattggcatctgcaccgtcgcagctacagccacaaaattttgcacagtcacacgtctggaccccgagagcgtcataggctatggtgtgaggtgaaattttaaccccgcgcgttctaattcaccaaacaattttgccccaatctacataatggggaaaaagtgaaaggaaaagtgttggaggcaaattgacagctgccagatgtgaacaagggggacttaaagagtgagcaatggcgccaaagagtatataccgtacagttgctaaggtggggccccgacatgagatactcaccacacacggggatatgaacacacacacaaaatacaccacacactaccacgtgcttgaacgcatataccaccctcagcacacatttcaccacacatacaccaacctcgccacataaaagtcgaaacacaaaagtcgccgctcaaaacttgccacacgcaaaacttgccacatgcaaaactaggctcacgcaaaactcgccacacgtgcaaaactcacctcatggaaaactcgccacacgcaaaacttgcacacgcggaaaaattgccacatgcacaaaagttgcttcacacaaaacttgcacatactcaaaactcaCCAGACATAAaattcaccacgcgcaaaactcgccatgcgcaaaacttgctgcacacgacttgctacactaacctgtcacatgcagctcgacacacaaaaaagttgttacacgcatgttgccacacaaaactcatctcacaaaagtcgctacacgcatgttgccacacaaaactcaacacacacaacttgacacatgaaactcgccctaaaacacacacaagtctggtattatccttcaaaaataaaaatctgattaataagcagaaaaactacaagagcaacaaatgtaccatataggaaatacggcagctgtcagtcacatgacctgtctattatgtgtatgtgtgagctaatatatactgccgggggggggggcttcctgttggctggggatttatcaggctgccaatagcaaccaatcacagctcagcttctattttgctagttaattaatctgagctctagttggttaatataggcaacaaaggacattctcagtataacaaagcttgtgtgagttaatatatactgccggggggagggcttcctgttggctggggaatatacaggggagatgacacacagatatatactatatacaggggagatgacacacagatatatactatatacaggaggagatgacacacagatatatactatatacaggaggagatgacacacagatatatactatatacaggggagatgacacacaggtatatactatatacagaggagatgacatacaggtatatactatatacaggggagatgacacacagatatatactatatacaggggagatgacacacagatatatactatatacaggggagatgacacacaggtatatactatatacagaggagatgacacacagatatatactatatacaggggagatgacacacagatatatactatatacaggggagatgacacacagatatatactatatacaggaggagatgacacacagatatatactatatacaggaggagatgacacacagatatatactatatacaggggagatgacacacaggtatatactatatacagaggagatgacatacaggtatatactatatacaggagcagatgacacacaggtatattctatatacaagaGGAGTAAGTCACATTTTCAATTGTGGGATACCACAAGAGAAACAGAAGTGAGGAAGGAAAAAGGATATTTTTAAAAAGTAATAAATGTATTGAAACAATATGTTTAAAATTACACAGAACATTTAATATGGGGGAGGAAAAAAGGAGAAAGGGAGGGGGTTAAACCACCAGACTAGAGAAACGAATCTGCACTATACCATAAAgggtttaaagaaaaataaataaacccaATGAAAATATGATGGTAATACTGGTACAAAAAAAGGGGGGCGATCTAGTTACGCTGAGCAAAATAAATATCCACACAGGGCAAGGTATAATCCCCAACAACCTAAAGAGTATCctattgaagggttaataaataagCACAAAGTGAGTACATGTCTGACCAGGAATACAAAGCAAGAGAAAAACCTGCTAATGTCCTGCTGAGTACATCCAAGGTAGTGTGCCAATATAAACAAAGGGCCTGCAAGGGGAAGGATATATTGCCAGGGAATGAATTACCTGTAGTGCCAAGCAAGTGCGGTGGTAACTAGCGCTGGTGAGGTGCAGATGcggttcccatgcgcccgacaagcgctgtttcgccgtagcttcttcaatgGGGCGCGTCAATGGGGCCACTTCTCCCTTCGTTGGACGGTGCAGGGCCCATAGAGTTGCTGTGTTCACCACTGTGTACAggactgccactaggaatttcgggggcccatactggcaaaattttcggggccccccttgagactccgcccaggctccacccgagCCCCGCCTCTACCCCTCGtaccatccacagtcccactgccctctcttggaaaaactccacttctgcaccacgtcctcaccaatcacagatttaggctatgtgcacacgttgtggaattgCCCCAGAAATTTCCACTGCAATTCCAGAACTCCCTGctgcgggtaaaacgcatgtggaattggcatgtgtattaccgctaaacactagcgttttccaagcgatctgtagcatcgcttggaaaactgattgacaggtaggtcacacttgtcaaacatagagtTTGACAAgtgcgaccaactttttactattgatgctgcctatgcagcatcaatagtaaaagatagaatgttaaaaataatttaaaaaatggttattctcaccttccgatggccctcgatctcctcagcagcgctcccggcagcttccgttcccagggatggtgtatgtaatgtatgtacacagtgactgcaccagcagaatagtgagtgcagctctggggtataatacaggatgtaactcaggatcagtaatgtaatgtatgtacacagtgactgcaccagcagaatagtgagtgcagctctggggtataatacaggatgtaactcaggatcagtaatgtatgtacacagtgactgcaccagcagaatagtgagtgcagctctggagtataatacaggatgtaactcaggatcagtaatgtatatacacagtgactgcaccagcagaatagtgagtgcagctctggagtataatacaggaggtaactcgggatcagtaatgtaatgtatgtacacagtgactgcaccagcagaatagtgagtgcagctctggggtataatacaggatgtaacacaggataagTAGGACATGATTGGAGATTTAAACCTTGGAGTCTCCAGAATTGTAAGGGAGTGGCATCTGATGTGTTAGGACGGGTGTTGGTGATTGGCATGATAtgttgctttattgtatttttttattggtTTCTCATTTTCTCTTTACAGCTGtcgtacaagcagtgatccctgttTGCCGTCATGGCGGAGGACGTCCAGGCTCCGGTGGTCTTTCAGCACCAGTACATGTGCTCAGAATGTGGTTTGCTATTCAACGCTCTAGAAGACGTATTAGTTCATCAGCAGAACCACATTGGAAGTGGCATCCAAGCGACGCTCTCCCAGGATGTGTCCCTGCAGTTGGGAGAGTTGCAAGGCCTAGTACAAGAAAGCCAGTTCCAGTGTTTAGAGTGTGAACAAGTCCTGGTGTCCTCGGACGACCTGCTCCATCACCAAGAGATCCACATGCGGGAATTTCCTCATGCCCTCGCATCTCCCTCATTAACCAATGGCCAGATACATTACCAGTGCTCTGACTGTAAAGAACTCTTTACGTCTCCAGAACTGTGGCTGGCTCACCGCCAGAAGCATGAGAAGCAGGAGCACCAGTCTCAGCAAAGTGTTGTCCTCCAGACCGGATCTGGCATCCAGGCCGTGCTCAGTTTGCAAAATGTTCTCTTAGACGAAAGGACGTTAAACGGGTGGGGAGTGGAAATGCCGGCTGTGGTAGCGGCTGACGGTACCATAGAACCTGTGCCAAGAGCGTCATCTGAAAACCCGTCTGCACAGGGAGAGGTGATCCAGCTCCCGGAGATGCATCCGTACGAGTGCTCTGAGTGCAGCCAGATATTTCACACGCCCGAGGAGTTCCTTGACCACCAAGGTCGACACTTCTTGGCATCGGAGAAGGAAAGTTCGGCGTCTTCACTCTACGGAAGCTCAGATAATGCCACCCCTTCATCCGTATTTCTAGAGCGGGTGCGAAAAGACTGGATGGTAGAATCAAAAGATGAGTTTACCAAGGATAGGTTTGGGGTAGTTCATAGGGTGTACCAGTGCCTTGAGTGTAAGAAACAGTTCGGCTCTAGCGAGGAGCTACGGAAGCACCGTAAGCAACACCAGAACGAAGAGTACCCCTGTCCAGACTGTGACCGCCTCTTCACCTCTGCCAGCAGATTGCAATCCCACCGTCGGGTGCATGTGGAGGGCACCTTACAGTGCCCAAATTGCTATAAGGTTTTTAAAAAAGAGGCGTCCTTAGAGCAGCACATGCGAGTCCATCGGGGGGAGGCTCTTTACCTATGTGTGGACTGTGGTGTAGGTTTCGGAACAGAAATCACCTTAGTCTTGCATAGAAAAAGCCACACGGCAGACCCTCTGCATCGCTGCCACTGCGGGAAAACCTTCAGCAACATGACAAAATTCTTATATCACAGAAGGACCCATGTCGGTAAAAGCGGCACACGTATACCCCGGCCAGAGAGGCCTGCCATCTTCAGCAAGGAGAAGCTTCTTTCTTTGGGTCATTTTTCCCAGATTTCTGCAATGCTGGCTCCAGAGAAATTGCACGCCCCAGAGGTGCCATTTGTGGTCGTGCCCAATGAAAAAGAGACTATAGAGAACGGAGGGTCCAAAGAAAATGGATTGGCTACCACCCACATTTCATCGGAAGAACCAAAGACTGTGCTGGACTGTCAGACCGAGTGCTTCAAGTGCCCTCAGTGCAGCAAAGAATTTCCCACCCGTCTGAAAATGGTGCAGCACAGACGGGCCGTGCACGTCACCGAAAGGAAGCACAAGTGCAGCGTGTGCGGGAAGAACTTTAAGAAAAAGGTGGACTTGCGGAACCACATGCGCACTCATACGGGCGAGCGGCCATTTTCGTGTACAGCGTGTGGCAAGGCGTTTGGGACCCATGCCAATCTGATACGTCACCACCTCACCCACACGGGAGAAAAGCCGTACACATGCGAGGTGTGCGGCCGCTGCTTCACCCAGAATTCCAACCTGCAGCAGCACTGCGCCTTGCACACCGGGTCCAGGCCTTTCCCCTGTAACGTGTGCGGCCTAGAATTTAACACCACCTCCAAACTTAAATTGCACCAGATCAAACACACGGGCGTCCTCCCTTACAAGTGTCCAGACTGCGATAAGGCCTTCCTGCGGAAAAAATTAATGCAGTTACATCAGCTCGATCACCAGGGCAAAGCTCCGATCCACTGCAAGGAGTGCGGAGCGGTGTTCGCGGACGAATCGCAACTCTCCGAACATAGATGCCGGAGCAGACGCTCGAGTCAGCACGTCTGTCCGACGTGTAATAAGGTCCTAAATTCGAAGTCTAGCTTAAACCTTCACCTTCTCCTACACACCGGTCAACGCCCCTTTAAGTGCCTTGTATGTGGCAAATGTTTCACCAGCCAAAGAACAGTGACAAGGCACCAAAAGTTTCACTCCGGGGTCCGACCTCATAAGTGCACCTATTGCGGGAAAGCTTTTTCCGCCTCTTTCAGTTTACGACTCCATCTCAGAACGCACACAGGGGAGCGGCCATTTCCTTGTCTGGACTGCGGCAAAAAGTTTCGCCAGGCTTCTCATTTAAGTGAGCACCGCCGAATTCACACAGGCGAAAGGCCTTATCACTGCCCCGTCTGTGGCCTGACTTTTGTCCAGTCTTTGCAGCTAGCAGAACACAAACGCGCCCACGCCGGAGTAAGACCCCACTTGTATCCAGACTGCGGAAAGGGGTTCAAGTCCCTTTCTAACCTTCAGAGCCATATACTAACGCACAGGACCCCGGCGCAGCCGCAGCAGACCATCATGTGCACAGAACTGGGCGAAACCATAGCCATCATCGAGAGCGTGGAGCCTCTCCCTTTAGCCGAAACAATCGAAATCTACCAGGCCGCACTTGAGGGGAACTTACAGGTGGATAATGTGACGATATAGAGACCCCCTGTGCTCAGTGTATATTATAGTTGTTTTTTTCTGTTTCATTAATGTGATAGGAGGTATTTATTAATAATATAAAAGGCCTAGATTTACAAATGGTCGTCGTTTCATTACTGCACTTTCCTGACGTAACGTTGGGCACAAAGCGGCCATTAATTATTAGCCAACTCTGCCTGCGCTGTCCTGACATGGACGTGTTCCTTCGCACAAAAAAAAAAGGTCTGCAGAAGCGcagcatgtgaacataccctaatttgGATTGACCATGAGGcatctttgaattttttttttattggatataTTTAAGTTCATGTTCCCATGGTGAGTTTTTCATGATGGGTAAATAGGTTATTTGCGGATTTTTttcattgcctttttttttttaacgtgtttttatagcgtttttttttttactctggtgTGTGATACTTTAAATAAAGCTTGTTTGTTGATGATACTTTTTTTTGGCCTTGTCAAACCTTTGTTTTTTTAGGTGCGAATTACACGTGTTTTTGATGTGCTTGCGCTGTAGAAACGCACTAAAAATGCACCTGATGTAAGTCTacgggaaaaatctgcacagaaaaactCGCCACGCTGGAGATCTGAAACCCACTCCGTAGATCAGTTTACGCTGAGTGAgaaccacggggtggggggcagcagatttctagaaatcccatgcactgggctggaactgtaagacgctactttttttttttgacgcagcgtcaaacactcaCCAAAAGCTCAATGTGGGAACGTAGActtgaagggggaaaaaaaaggagggTCTCATCGATGGGTGGTGACACGTTATGGGTTATGACCATTAATAGCATTATAACTATCCTTACCGGTACGGGATTGCAAGGGAAGAACGGTCGTGTCTTGCTCCGGTCCTGCGCATCGCGTCACTtagaacatataactttttttttttttttttacaaacagcaATCGTATAAAATGAATCCCTGCTGCTGCCATTTTGCTTCTATACCTCCTCTTTGTGCTCACCGGGCTCCAATAATGGTGGGACCGCTGCAGCCGATCGATCACTTGCTGCACTGGTGATATCTTGTTGTAGGAGAGCACGACTGATAAAAGGGATTGGAAACTCCCACCACCATGGGTTCGCGTGCTGCAGTTGTATTTTGGTTTTTGCAATAATTTTTGCCAGATATCTTTTAAGGAATAATTGCAACATCTAAGTGTAAACTAAAACTTTCTTGGGTTATTTTTCTTGTTTGGGGTTTGGTGTGTGCCTGACTCCCAGCTTGTGACCCTTGTGTCAAGATGAACTCGTCATCCTGTgtcttttttgttaaatattaaaATGGACGTTGACGGACTGATGGCAGAGAGGAGCAGCCCGGGAGGACACCGAGGTCTCTCCAGACTGTGCCACAACCGTCCCAGTAACCTCTAACTCAGAGGCCCCTAAATGGCTACAGGCCGCCATGCCCATTAGATCGCCATTAGCCCAACATCTCCCCTGATAGCGGTTCATCTCTGAGAATAAAAGGATCGGCCATTGAAACATAAAATTCCAGATCGATCTCTCCCCCGACGTCATCTATCCAGGGTGGTGGGTTACAGATGAGATATTTGGGGAGCTTTTGGTCCTCTAGCAGTGCTGCTTGGCTACTAACTTGCAATGTGCACTCGCagcagtttttttttctgcagtcaaaTCCTGCACTATTGGGAGTGTAGGCTAAAATTATAATAAGGTTcaagaacagtaaaaaaaaaaaaactaagcttttttttttttttctttgggtaccgtcacacagtggcattttgatcgctacgacggcacgatttgtgacgttccagcgatatatccgtgacgttccagcgatcttgctgtgtctgacacgctcctgcgatcagggaccccgctgagaatcgtacgtcgtaacagatcgtttgaaactttctttcgtcgtctagtgtcccgctgtggcggcatgatcgcatggtgtaacaaaggtgtgcacgatattgtatacgatgtgcgcatagtaaccaacggcttctacatcgcccaaacgtcgtgaaattatcgctccagcgtcgtacattgcaaagtgtgacagcagtctacgacgctggagcgatattgttacgatgctggagcgtcacggatcgtgccgtcatagcgatcaaaatgccactgtgtgacggtacccttagtcttgttCTGTTGGAAGGAGCTGGCATAAGTCTGTGGTGGGCCCCGACGCGCGTCTCCAATCCTGTGCAAACTGTGACATCTCACAAACTTGCTCTTTGGCGCAAGGTTTGAGAAGGAAACTTTATGGTCTATGTAGTGTGTGATGCAGGATACAGGAGCTGCAGGTCCAGGAAGAAggaaggagagctgtgacatcacctattgtgaatggtggatcctgtgttatctactgtatacagaggttttatcagtcattatacaggaggaggaggtgagctgtgacatcatctattgtgaatggtggatcctgtgttatctactgtatatagaggtgttattagtcattgtacaggaggaggtggtgagatgtgaccacctattgtgaatggtggatcctgtgttatctactgtatatagaggtgttatcagtcattgtatttctcggggattaaggcactacaggAGGTCATCAAGAAGCATAGATATAGTCAGTCCTATGCACAGCTAGAGAAAACAGTATATCGCACAATCAGTCTAGAGTGCCATTCATGTCCACTGTGTGGAAAAACATGCAGTTTCCCAGGCAGTATCCGGGTGCAAACTCTGAAGAAAAAAGGATTCATCCAAAGAAAATGCAAGTAAGAAAAAGAGAGCACTCACCGACCGCTGCAATCGTCTTTACTTTATTGTGGCATCAATACAAACATGGCAATTTTGGCAGGGAGAAACTGTGGTTCCTtcagactacggccgtttcgcgccaattgcgcttcaacgggtcgcaatcggcgcgaaacggccgtagtctgaAGGAACCACAGTTTCTCCCTGCCAAAATTGCTATGTTTGTATTGATGCCACAATAAAGTAAAGACGATTGCAGCGGTCGGTGAGTGCTCTTTTTCTTACTTGCATTTTCTATAGATATagtcaggctgcagacagtaaaggtaccgtcacattaagcgacgctgcagcgatatagacaacgagccgatcgctgcagcgtcgctgtttaggtcgctaggagacgtcaaacactgtaacagcagaacgatgcaggagcgatccagtgacgtacttatcgttctcgctggttgttagctccatgtaaaacattgcaggcatcgttgcttttgctgtcaaacatgacgaatcacgccgacctgacgaccaaataaagttccggactttcagcaacgaccagcgatgtcacagcgagatcctgatcgctgctgcgtgtcaaacacaacgagatcgctatccaggacgctgcaacgtcatggatcgttgtcgttctccttggaaagttgttcagtgtgaaggtaccttaagtgagctAATTaaattatcagccttttggaaggtaattgagttgctagacaatatggggaatacacgGAATGTCACAGGGAAACGAGAACActgaaaatcagtaaaatataaatatacacaaaatgatacccacatgacatatcacaccatcacaacctctcccccctcataataagtgagcacgccaTGAGGTCTACACAGAGTCCAGCCccactgccccactgagtccagcatttctgcctgccccactgagtccagcatttctgcctgccccactgagtccagcatttctgcctgccccactgagtccagcatttctgcctgccccactgagtccagcatttctgcctgccccactgagtccagcatttctgcctgccccactgagtccagcatttctgcctgccccactgagtccagcatttctgcctgccccactgagtccagcatttctgcctgccccactgagtccagcatttctgccccactgagtccagcatttcgcttccgcccccccccccccccctctcccgggcccccctggatcgcagctcgcaaagaaaaaaaaaaacaagagttcttacctggccaagctcctgcgccgggtgaagctccctccaggctccacacagacgcactcgccgggcccggcagctgacaatgacgtccgacgccggcgagtgcgctctgcggccctattcagccgccagcctcagactggctggcggctgttaactattgacgtgcgggcgcgggcccgcacgtcaatagtgtgccgctgccgcagcgcctgcagggggggcccggtgagcagatgagacggggcccgatgcgggcaccctctgctcaccgggccccatacgccattcacggctgtaatgccctgatggcggccctgggtgtg
Encoded here:
- the LOC138650885 gene encoding zinc finger protein 574-like encodes the protein MAEDVQAPVVFQHQYMCSECGLLFNALEDVLVHQQNHIGSGIQATLSQDVSLQLGELQGLVQESQFQCLECEQVLVSSDDLLHHQEIHMREFPHALASPSLTNGQIHYQCSDCKELFTSPELWLAHRQKHEKQEHQSQQSVVLQTGSGIQAVLSLQNVLLDERTLNGWGVEMPAVVAADGTIEPVPRASSENPSAQGEVIQLPEMHPYECSECSQIFHTPEEFLDHQGRHFLASEKESSASSLYGSSDNATPSSVFLERVRKDWMVESKDEFTKDRFGVVHRVYQCLECKKQFGSSEELRKHRKQHQNEEYPCPDCDRLFTSASRLQSHRRVHVEGTLQCPNCYKVFKKEASLEQHMRVHRGEALYLCVDCGVGFGTEITLVLHRKSHTADPLHRCHCGKTFSNMTKFLYHRRTHVGKSGTRIPRPERPAIFSKEKLLSLGHFSQISAMLAPEKLHAPEVPFVVVPNEKETIENGGSKENGLATTHISSEEPKTVLDCQTECFKCPQCSKEFPTRLKMVQHRRAVHVTERKHKCSVCGKNFKKKVDLRNHMRTHTGERPFSCTACGKAFGTHANLIRHHLTHTGEKPYTCEVCGRCFTQNSNLQQHCALHTGSRPFPCNVCGLEFNTTSKLKLHQIKHTGVLPYKCPDCDKAFLRKKLMQLHQLDHQGKAPIHCKECGAVFADESQLSEHRCRSRRSSQHVCPTCNKVLNSKSSLNLHLLLHTGQRPFKCLVCGKCFTSQRTVTRHQKFHSGVRPHKCTYCGKAFSASFSLRLHLRTHTGERPFPCLDCGKKFRQASHLSEHRRIHTGERPYHCPVCGLTFVQSLQLAEHKRAHAGVRPHLYPDCGKGFKSLSNLQSHILTHRTPAQPQQTIMCTELGETIAIIESVEPLPLAETIEIYQAALEGNLQVDNVTI